The nucleotide sequence CGCAGGGTTACGAGTATCTCCTTGTTTTTTAGGGACCCAAATACGTCCGTCGTTTCGAAGAGACTCGGACATCAAAGTCAGTTTGGACTGATGATCTCCGGACACCGGGATACAAGTAGGGTGGATCTGAGTGTAACAAGGGTTCGCGAAAAAGGCTCCCTTCTTGTAAGCTCTAAATGTTGCAGTAACGTTAGAACCTTTCGCATTTGTGGAGAGATAGAATACGTTACCGTATCCACCGGAAGCAAGCACCACTGCATCTGCAGAATGAACACTCACTTGTCCAGTGACTAGATCTCGGATCACCACACCTTTTGCATGACCGTCGATTACAACTAAGTCCAACATCTCCGTTCTAGGATACATCTTCACATTTCCTAAACCGATCTGTCTGGAAAGTGCGGAATAAGCTCCCAATAGAAGCTGTTGTCCGGTTTGTCCTTTCGCATAGAAAGTACGGGAAACTTGCGCACCACCGAAGGATCTATTGTCCAAATGTCCGCCGTATTCTCTGGCGAACGGAACACCCTGAGCCACACATTGGTCGATGATATTTGCAGAAACTTGGGCTAAACGATATACGTTTGCTTCTCTTGCTCTGAAGTCCCCACCTTTGATGGTATCGTAAAACAAACGATACACTGAGTCACCGTCGTTTTGGTAATTCTTCGCTGCGTTGATACCACCTTGAGCTGCGATGGAGTGAGCCCTACGCGGGCTGTCTTGGAAGCAGAATGTCTTAACATTATATCCCAATTCAGCCAAAGTAGCGGAAGCGGAACCACCTGCGAGTCCGGTCCCGATCACGATAACGGTATATTTTCTTTTGTTAGCCGGGTTAACTAATTTGATATGGGATTTATAATCGTCCCATTTTTTTTCCAAGGGACCCGATGGGATTTTGGAATCTAAACTCATATTATTGCGCTCCTGGAACTTTCACGAAGTTGAGAAGAATAGCAACCGGCATGGAAGTATTGCCGATGAAGATGGTCAAAGCGTAGAGGATCGCAAATGCGTTCGTCTTTGGCGCCCAGAACGGAGTGTTCAAACCGAGAGTTTGGAAAACACTCGTAACTCCGTGACGAAGATGGAATGCAAGCAAAGTCATCGCTACGATATAGGAAATAGAAACATAGATGTTCTTAAATCCTAAGATCACCATGGAGTAAACATCATGTCTTTGTTTGTCACCAATGGTTTCTTGGAGAGCGAAGTTTTCCGGCTGGATCTTACCTAGGGTAAAATGAAGCAAATGGTATATTACGAAAGCTAATAATACGGAACCTGTCAAAGCCATATAACGGGAAGACACGGTTGCTTGGATCGTACTTTCTTTTACATAACCTACAGGCCTTGCCTTCTTATTTTCCAAAGACAGTTTGAGGGCGTAGTAAACGTGTAATACGAACGCTACCAAAAGAATTCCGCGGGCAAGCCATAGTAGTCCGCCTAAACTTTGTAAGAACTCAGCATAGGTGTTAATCTTATCCGGTTCTTGGAAGATCTGGAGGTTCCCCAGCATGTGTATAAATACAAAGCCGAAGAGAATGATTCCGGTAATCGCAACGATAGTTTTTCTACCGATGGACGACCTTAGATATCCAGCTTGAAAATCCATTCAAAATCTCCTGTGAGGATCATGGGAAGAAGTCATCGATTTGTTTGAGGAAGGGATCGAAAAAGCGAAAGATCGAATTTAGAATCCCTCTACAAAGTAGGATAAAAAATAAGGTCTAGACGAAAAGCACTTTTAAACCAAAAGACAAAAAATGGACATTCGCGGAGGAATTTTTAGACTTGGTCTCATTTAGTGCGGCGCGAAAATTCAAAAAAACGCAAATGATTTCGAAGGATCCATTTCAGTCTTTATATAGGGAGCCCATTTACGAGGGCCGAAAGGAAAAATTCTCCCCGGGAAAAAAGGGAGAAGGGACTGGTTATTTTCTCTTCCGAGAACTCAAACTTTCCCGAATTGCGTTCGGCGGATATCGGATTGGACTGGAAGATCCGGAGCATAAGGAAGCTCTTCAGCTTGCCCTACATTCCGGAGTCAATGTGATCGATATATCGGCCAACTACGGAGATGGAGAGGCAGAAAGTTTAGTCGGTAAGGTCCTGGATGAAAATTTCAAAAAAAGGCATCTGCACCGAAAGGAAATTTTTTTAGTCACCAAAGCCGGGTATATCCAAGGAAGGAATATGAAACTTGTGGAGTCCAGAGAAAAGGAGAAGGATCCTTTTCCGGAAATCACCTATTACCAACCCGGCTGCTATCATTGTATCTCTCCGGAATTTTTAGAAGACCAATTGGAAAGATCCAGAAAGCGTCTGGGAGTTTCCACCATCGATGCATTCCTATTACATAATCCGGAATATTTTCTAAGCCACTCCGAAAAGAACAAAGTTCTCAAGGAAGAAGCGCATGCGGAATACTATCGCAGGATCAAAGAGGCCTTTCGGTTTTTAGAGAAGGCCAGAAAAGAAGGAAAAATCCAATTTTATGGAATTTCCAGTAATACCTTTCCTGTGCCGGAATCGGAATATACGCATACGTCTTTGTCGAAGTGCCTACAAATTGCTGAGAAGGTTGCTGGGAAACAAAACGGATTCGCAGTGGTCCAGTTCCCTGGGAATTGGTACGAAGACGGATTCCTTCGAAATCGGTCGGAAGGTCGGACTCTACTCGAAATCTGTAGGTACTTCGACCTTCTACCTCTCATCAACCGACCTCTCAACTCCTTCCGAGCAGGAAAAGGGATGGTCCGACTTTCTTATACTCCCCAGAACCAAACTCCG is from Leptospira sp. WS58.C1 and encodes:
- a CDS encoding aldo/keto reductase encodes the protein MISKDPFQSLYREPIYEGRKEKFSPGKKGEGTGYFLFRELKLSRIAFGGYRIGLEDPEHKEALQLALHSGVNVIDISANYGDGEAESLVGKVLDENFKKRHLHRKEIFLVTKAGYIQGRNMKLVESREKEKDPFPEITYYQPGCYHCISPEFLEDQLERSRKRLGVSTIDAFLLHNPEYFLSHSEKNKVLKEEAHAEYYRRIKEAFRFLEKARKEGKIQFYGISSNTFPVPESEYTHTSLSKCLQIAEKVAGKQNGFAVVQFPGNWYEDGFLRNRSEGRTLLEICRYFDLLPLINRPLNSFRAGKGMVRLSYTPQNQTPDLSKLLQILELESSLLESLSPNPNRNSLSKLWQTYGEKVRSEEQFQVLLQKSWIPSLRVVIDEIYSEKGKESAEEYLRVLNTALPLLEEHIQIRSSENLSGLYESLVSKYHPNGDAPESLSSLMVFHLASLLEKGTVLLGMRKRKYVRDILPIFKKQLPEIPGSEWGENGIRF
- a CDS encoding succinate dehydrogenase cytochrome b subunit, producing the protein MDFQAGYLRSSIGRKTIVAITGIILFGFVFIHMLGNLQIFQEPDKINTYAEFLQSLGGLLWLARGILLVAFVLHVYYALKLSLENKKARPVGYVKESTIQATVSSRYMALTGSVLLAFVIYHLLHFTLGKIQPENFALQETIGDKQRHDVYSMVILGFKNIYVSISYIVAMTLLAFHLRHGVTSVFQTLGLNTPFWAPKTNAFAILYALTIFIGNTSMPVAILLNFVKVPGAQ